The Sinorhizobium fredii USDA 257 region AGACTTTCTTCGCCGACGGGCGGGATCAGAGGCTCCGAATAACCCGCCGCAAAGCCTCGTCGCGTGCGCCGAGCATCAGGACGTTCTTGAGCGCCACTTTCGGGTCCTGCGTCCGGAAGATCAGCCCATTGCCGCGAACGTTGCGATTGATGGCCATTTGCCCAAGTTCGGAGTCCGGCGCGATGGCGACGGCGAAATACATGCGTGAATAGCTGGTTTGTATCCGTTCGAAGAAATGCGTCTCGTCCCCGAGGTCGGAGAAGAAGTTGGCGAAGTAGAAAGCCCAGGTGATTTCGCGCGATTGGTTGAGCTTCGCCTTAGCGGCTGTCACATGGCAATAGCCGAGGTGGGGGCTATCGGCGAGCGTCCGGTGGAAGATCATCTTCGGGAACTGGATGGAGGCGTGAAAGCCGTTGATCCGCTTGTGAGTCGTCTCTCCCGCCGCCTGCAATTTCTGGCCGGTTCTCTCGGCCACCTCTTCATGGGTCATGTAGCGGCGCTGCTCGGGCATCCACGGGCGGCGCCGGTCAAAGCGGCCGGTGCGCAGGAACTCCGTGTGGCCCGCCGTTTTCGGCGTCGGCGC contains the following coding sequences:
- a CDS encoding DUF6656 family protein is translated as MAKLRYYDASGKAQAPTPKTAGHTEFLRTGRFDRRRPWMPEQRRYMTHEEVAERTGQKLQAAGETTHKRINGFHASIQFPKMIFHRTLADSPHLGYCHVTAAKAKLNQSREITWAFYFANFFSDLGDETHFFERIQTSYSRMYFAVAIAPDSELGQMAINRNVRGNGLIFRTQDPKVALKNVLMLGARDEALRRVIRSL